Proteins from a genomic interval of Nitrospina gracilis Nb-211:
- a CDS encoding porin, whose translation MKPLKISMFVWSACLLANSAWAQDTGTHPETYKLEQQIKRLERRIKKLEKQPAGPVAPQQAPGQKPTGTTTPGLYQNLPQGTGSSADSSFSTATGLSRFFNPAISVNGLFLGQYRSIGNADPGNEDSTGLKIQEMELQFTANVDTYLRANFRVSFENDEVEIEESFVDVFLMDRLALRAGQFYANFGKHNLLHTHQFPFIDAPLINDVTFGDEALLEIGLGTSYLVPVPWYSEAIFQFVQGDNENQFNAPLNDDFAYLFHWKNLWDVDEETTLELGGSFATGRNEAGAQSGSGRGRTNLVGGNMTVKWNPAKRSRYKTLIWQTEYIGSFQQTGTNPATGVANPDLNRGGMYTMLQYQFLERWWVQGRYDYVGFHQPQHFDDQYRWSGLIGYVPSEFSAIRLQYNYLDQGFSEEQQVLLQLNFSMGSHPAHTY comes from the coding sequence ATGAAACCGCTCAAAATTTCCATGTTCGTGTGGAGCGCGTGCCTGCTGGCGAATTCCGCCTGGGCGCAGGATACCGGCACCCATCCGGAAACGTACAAGCTGGAACAACAGATCAAGCGGCTGGAACGCCGCATCAAGAAACTGGAAAAACAGCCCGCGGGGCCCGTCGCCCCACAACAGGCGCCCGGGCAAAAGCCCACAGGCACCACCACGCCCGGACTTTACCAGAACCTGCCGCAAGGCACGGGAAGCTCCGCCGACTCCTCGTTTTCCACCGCCACGGGGTTGTCGCGGTTTTTCAATCCCGCGATTTCGGTCAACGGCCTGTTTCTAGGCCAGTACCGCTCCATCGGCAACGCCGATCCCGGTAATGAAGACTCGACCGGACTCAAGATCCAGGAAATGGAACTGCAGTTCACCGCCAACGTGGACACCTATTTGCGCGCCAACTTTCGCGTCTCGTTTGAAAACGACGAGGTCGAGATCGAAGAAAGTTTCGTCGATGTGTTTCTAATGGACCGGCTGGCCTTGCGCGCCGGACAGTTCTACGCCAACTTCGGCAAGCACAACCTCCTGCACACCCATCAGTTCCCGTTCATCGATGCGCCGTTGATCAACGACGTCACCTTCGGCGACGAAGCCCTGCTTGAGATCGGCCTGGGAACCAGTTATCTTGTTCCGGTGCCGTGGTATTCGGAGGCGATCTTCCAGTTCGTTCAGGGCGACAATGAAAATCAGTTCAACGCACCGCTGAACGACGACTTCGCTTACCTGTTCCACTGGAAAAACCTGTGGGACGTGGACGAAGAAACCACGCTGGAGCTGGGAGGGTCCTTCGCCACGGGACGCAACGAAGCGGGAGCCCAGTCCGGGTCCGGCCGCGGGCGCACCAACCTCGTGGGGGGCAACATGACGGTCAAATGGAATCCCGCCAAGCGGTCCCGTTACAAAACGCTCATCTGGCAAACCGAGTACATCGGCTCGTTTCAGCAGACCGGCACCAACCCCGCCACCGGCGTGGCCAACCCGGACTTGAACCGCGGCGGCATGTACACCATGTTGCAGTACCAGTTTCTGGAACGCTGGTGGGTGCAGGGACGGTATGATTACGTCGGCTTCCACCAGCCGCAACATTTCGACGATCAATACCGGTGGTCCGGGCTCATCGGCTATGTACCGAGCGAGTTCTCGGCCATCCGCCTGCAATACAATTATCTCGATCAGGGATTCTCGGAAGAACAGCAGGTGCTCCTGCAATTGAACTTTTCGATGGGTTCTCACCCTGCACACACTTACTGA
- a CDS encoding response regulator has protein sequence MEQSNLILIVDDDRDSCQILSEFFKVMNYKVETAEDGKVGLEKFFRSKPTLVILDIRMPIMDGCQMLKRIREIDTTTPVIIISAQTYLEGAEECIKQGATEVLHKPIELNQLDTMVSRHLKS, from the coding sequence ATGGAACAAAGCAACCTGATTCTCATTGTCGATGATGATCGCGACAGTTGCCAGATATTGAGTGAATTTTTCAAGGTGATGAACTACAAAGTGGAAACTGCCGAAGATGGCAAGGTTGGCTTGGAAAAATTTTTTCGATCCAAACCCACTCTCGTCATTTTAGATATCCGTATGCCAATCATGGATGGCTGCCAGATGTTGAAACGCATTCGCGAGATCGACACCACCACGCCGGTGATCATCATCTCCGCCCAGACCTATCTGGAAGGTGCGGAGGAATGTATAAAACAGGGAGCCACCGAGGTCCTCCACAAGCCCATCGAGTTGAATCAACTCGATACAATGGTGAGCCGTCATCTGAAGTCCTGA
- a CDS encoding formylglycine-generating enzyme family protein, whose translation MVSPSTGIELVRIPGGCYVMGDDRGYDYERPAHEVCVGDFYIGRYEVTQEQYQKLMGENPSKYREPRRPVERISWNDAVAFIQKLNETENTSAYRLPTEAEWERAARGGTTTRYYWGDEIDNAYVWYYGSAGFQTHPVGTRKPNPFGLYDMLGNVWEWVSDWYDPEYYATSPRDNPRGPETGRFKTRRGGAVTNLVTYVRSATRYRGPPGHRHYILGFRIARSVGSGVKPER comes from the coding sequence ATGGTTTCCCCTTCCACCGGCATCGAACTGGTGCGCATCCCCGGCGGATGTTACGTCATGGGCGACGACCGGGGCTATGATTACGAGCGGCCTGCGCATGAAGTGTGCGTCGGCGATTTTTATATCGGGCGCTATGAGGTGACGCAGGAACAGTACCAAAAACTGATGGGAGAGAATCCGTCGAAATACCGGGAACCCCGCCGTCCGGTGGAGCGCATCTCGTGGAACGACGCCGTGGCGTTCATCCAAAAGCTCAACGAGACCGAAAACACCAGCGCCTACCGCCTGCCCACGGAGGCGGAATGGGAACGCGCCGCGCGGGGCGGCACCACCACGCGTTACTATTGGGGCGATGAAATCGACAATGCCTACGTCTGGTACTACGGCTCCGCCGGGTTTCAGACACACCCCGTCGGCACGCGCAAGCCGAACCCCTTCGGGTTGTATGACATGTTGGGAAATGTGTGGGAGTGGGTGAGCGACTGGTACGATCCGGAGTACTATGCCACAAGCCCCCGCGACAATCCCAGGGGACCGGAAACCGGCCGCTTCAAAACCCGCCGAGGCGGCGCGGTGACCAACCTCGTCACTTATGTGCGCTCCGCCACCCGCTACCGCGGGCCTCCCGGCCACCGCCATTACATCCTTGGCTTTCGTATCGCCCGTTCGGTGGGTTCCGGGGTAAAGCCGGAACGGTAA
- a CDS encoding metal ABC transporter substrate-binding protein, whose amino-acid sequence MKIVTTTEDLASLAREVGGGHVEVASLTRGYQDSHFVQAKPSLMLILHDADLLIYQGLDLEVGWLPLLIQGARNSKIRYGEPGLLDMSLAIDPIQIPTGPVDRSMGDVHPFGNPHYTLDPENIKPMVFLLTDHLIQLDPAHESDFTANRDRFVKQFEGNLAQWKRIMQPVKGARLVTYHRTWDYFLQRFGIESIGTVEVKPGVQPTPAHLAELAAKMKSQKVTVILQASYYRLRFSELLAEKTGARILSLPPGVGGVPEARTTIDFFEFLVGKIYGALQP is encoded by the coding sequence ATGAAAATTGTCACCACCACCGAGGACCTGGCTTCTCTTGCACGCGAGGTGGGCGGCGGGCATGTGGAAGTCGCGAGCCTCACCCGGGGCTATCAGGACTCGCATTTCGTGCAGGCTAAGCCGAGTCTCATGCTCATCCTGCACGACGCGGACCTTCTGATCTACCAGGGGCTGGATCTGGAAGTCGGCTGGTTGCCGTTGTTGATCCAGGGCGCGCGCAACTCAAAAATCCGGTACGGCGAACCCGGACTGCTCGACATGTCCCTGGCCATCGATCCCATCCAGATTCCGACGGGCCCGGTGGACCGGTCGATGGGCGACGTGCATCCCTTCGGCAACCCGCACTACACGCTGGACCCGGAGAACATCAAGCCCATGGTGTTTCTGCTGACAGATCACCTGATCCAACTCGACCCGGCACACGAAAGCGATTTCACCGCCAACCGCGACCGGTTTGTAAAACAGTTTGAAGGCAATTTGGCGCAGTGGAAACGCATCATGCAACCCGTAAAGGGCGCGCGGCTCGTCACCTACCACCGCACATGGGATTATTTCCTTCAGCGGTTCGGCATCGAATCGATCGGCACCGTGGAAGTCAAACCCGGTGTGCAACCCACTCCCGCTCATCTGGCGGAGCTTGCGGCAAAAATGAAATCGCAGAAGGTTACGGTTATCCTGCAAGCCAGCTATTACCGCCTGCGTTTTTCCGAACTGCTCGCGGAAAAAACCGGAGCGCGCATCCTCAGTCTGCCTCCGGGTGTGGGCGGCGTTCCGGAAGCACGAACCACCATCGACTTCTTTGAGTTTCTGGTTGGCAAAATTTACGGAGCCCTTCAACCATGA
- a CDS encoding metal ABC transporter permease has protein sequence MSGFLTFMAAPAVGCVILALVFTYFGLHVLKREVIFVDLSLAQLAALGATLGFALEWDAHSWGAQGLSLLFILMGALFFALVEYRFPEVSQEAVIGIVYVVGASLAIIIADRAPHAAEHIRFMLNGSILWITWTGVVTLAVTAGGVGLLAWKWRKPIETWFDRKSANARSYSRALWDFAFYTLLGVVIAASIKTAGIFLVFTLLIIPAVCATLFAKTFNRQFVLGSLIGSGGSLLGLALSFSLDVPTGAMIVATFGGLFLLALAARWFQNNRA, from the coding sequence ATGAGCGGATTCCTCACTTTCATGGCCGCCCCCGCGGTGGGTTGTGTCATCCTGGCGCTCGTCTTTACTTACTTCGGCCTGCACGTTTTGAAGCGCGAGGTGATCTTTGTCGATTTATCTCTCGCACAATTGGCGGCGCTGGGCGCGACGCTGGGTTTCGCCCTGGAGTGGGACGCGCACTCCTGGGGTGCGCAGGGACTCTCTCTGCTGTTCATTCTTATGGGGGCGTTGTTCTTTGCGCTGGTGGAATACCGCTTTCCCGAGGTGTCGCAGGAAGCGGTGATCGGCATCGTGTATGTGGTCGGCGCGTCGCTCGCCATCATCATCGCCGATCGCGCACCGCACGCCGCCGAGCACATCCGCTTCATGCTCAACGGGTCGATTTTGTGGATCACCTGGACGGGTGTCGTCACACTCGCGGTGACGGCGGGCGGAGTGGGCCTGCTTGCATGGAAGTGGCGGAAACCGATCGAGACCTGGTTCGACCGCAAATCGGCCAACGCCCGTTCCTACAGCCGCGCCCTGTGGGATTTTGCGTTTTACACACTGTTGGGGGTGGTGATTGCCGCCTCGATCAAAACCGCGGGCATCTTTCTCGTATTCACCCTGCTCATCATCCCGGCGGTATGCGCCACGTTGTTTGCAAAAACTTTCAACCGGCAGTTCGTGCTGGGATCTTTGATCGGAAGCGGGGGAAGCCTGTTGGGACTCGCCTTGTCGTTTTCCCTCGATGTGCCGACCGGCGCGATGATCGTCGCGACTTTCGGAGGACTGTTCCTTCTGGCTCTGGCGGCGCGCTGGTTTCAAAACAATCGGGCATAA
- a CDS encoding cold-shock protein, protein MPIGKVKWFSNKKGYGFIQSEEGKDIFVHYSAIQEEGYRSLTQGQDVEFEISDGPKGPQASNVLKKEL, encoded by the coding sequence ATGCCGATAGGAAAAGTGAAGTGGTTCAGCAACAAAAAGGGTTATGGATTCATCCAGTCTGAAGAAGGAAAAGACATTTTTGTTCACTACTCAGCGATTCAAGAGGAGGGTTATCGGTCACTCACCCAGGGGCAGGATGTGGAGTTTGAAATCAGCGATGGTCCCAAGGGACCGCAGGCTTCCAATGTGTTGAAGAAGGAACTCTGA